In a genomic window of Gemmatimonadales bacterium:
- the alr gene encoding alanine racemase, giving the protein MPEQTTAADAPAPARTWVEVDLGAVVANARTIAARARGSRLLPIVKADAYGLGAVPVARALEAVDPWGFAVATAHEGRELREAGITRPILVMGPQSHALDLVARHGLTPALGSVEQICAWLDLAPGRPFHVEVDTGMARWGLPWQAFGAEAARFRDAAGFEGVFTHFHSPAEAPASVAEQWRRFQSALATLERRPPLVHAANSAAILDFPGTAADLVRPGIFLYGGRAGAHEPRRVVEWRARVLATRWLEPGETVSYGATWRAPAGARTCIATIAAGYADGVPRALSNAGTALVEGRRLPFAGRVTMDFTMVAAPEAPAAGAIATLIGSDGAAAVELDEFAAAAGTISYEILTGLGRRVTRVYR; this is encoded by the coding sequence ATGCCAGAGCAAACCACCGCGGCCGACGCCCCCGCCCCCGCCCGCACCTGGGTCGAAGTGGACCTGGGGGCGGTCGTCGCGAACGCCCGCACCATCGCGGCGCGCGCCCGGGGCAGCCGCCTGCTGCCGATCGTGAAGGCGGATGCCTACGGACTCGGCGCCGTTCCGGTCGCGCGCGCGCTCGAGGCCGTGGATCCGTGGGGCTTCGCGGTCGCGACGGCGCACGAGGGCCGCGAGCTGCGCGAGGCGGGGATCACCCGCCCGATCCTGGTGATGGGCCCGCAGTCCCACGCGCTGGACCTGGTGGCGCGCCACGGCCTCACCCCGGCCCTGGGGAGCGTGGAGCAGATTTGTGCGTGGCTCGACCTCGCACCCGGCCGGCCGTTCCACGTGGAGGTGGACACCGGGATGGCGCGCTGGGGCCTGCCATGGCAGGCGTTCGGCGCCGAGGCGGCGCGGTTCCGTGACGCCGCGGGCTTCGAGGGCGTGTTCACGCACTTCCACTCGCCCGCCGAGGCGCCGGCGTCGGTCGCGGAGCAGTGGCGCCGCTTCCAGTCCGCGCTGGCGACGCTCGAGCGGCGGCCGCCGCTGGTGCACGCCGCCAACAGCGCGGCGATCCTGGATTTTCCGGGGACGGCCGCGGACCTCGTGCGCCCCGGCATCTTCCTCTACGGCGGCCGCGCCGGCGCCCACGAGCCGCGGCGGGTGGTCGAGTGGCGGGCCCGGGTGCTGGCCACGCGGTGGCTGGAGCCCGGCGAGACGGTGAGCTACGGCGCGACCTGGCGCGCTCCCGCCGGAGCGCGCACCTGCATCGCCACCATCGCGGCCGGCTACGCCGACGGCGTGCCGCGCGCGTTGTCGAACGCCGGCACGGCCCTGGTGGAAGGCCGGCGCCTGCCGTTCGCGGGCCGGGTGACGATGGACTTCACGATGGTCGCCGCGCCCGAGGCGCCTGCGGCCGGCGCGATCGCCACCCTGATCGGGAGCGACGGCGCCGCGGCCGTCGAGCTGGACGAGTTCGCCGCCGCGGCCGGCACCATCAGCTACGAGATCCTGACCGGACTGGGGCGCCGGGTGACGAGGGTGTACCGGTGA